The following coding sequences lie in one Salmo salar chromosome ssa13, Ssal_v3.1, whole genome shotgun sequence genomic window:
- the LOC106568081 gene encoding PHD finger protein 12 isoform X2, with the protein MWDKMETPAIVYDLDTSGGLMQQIQALLAPPKSEDGEKRSRKPDKNARRAGRATNHDTCDSCREGGDLLCCDHCPAAFHLQCCNPPLSKEMLPPGDWMCHRCMKRELKKEQINGLLERQLSKQSSSPAAELELAPGTLRLDPTAAVGGTTGLRATAVAQVRLLERRPSSRPNTPTSTASTDTPTPSEQNYMDDDMLDVEDDAQGSEPESSTPHLKRPFDLLIAAAMERNPTQFQLPNELTCTTALPGTSKKRRRDEMTGKNVKRPQHELDHNGLVPLPVKVCYPCGRSCRLAPLIQCDYCPLLFHMDCLDPPLTAMPVGKWMCPNHIEHMVLKQRSLTLSGRCQLFDQFQDRMSQHAVKVDFLQRVHRLHPPVRRGAHTHLKKTLKVPDAIKSQYKCPPAMMAPAGIRNGELICNGSPESSHQHLTPSQHLTSEDEQQEWLRDVITLQCSIVRHLSAKQKENPSSEWNSEQMNKADIKPCGTAEEDGAVCTSNRTELSASKPKADSAAFCPQGAPALKEGKCSMCTEKPCHYCGPSNVNSPLEQLARTNGSSEACRQDKLREPSGPDRPVPQTPAAPGPELPNHTGRAVVKTEKTLLRPCAVTASPCTSPFKPEPRGPSPPHRPSQGTEGPARTTSSSTAATRALTPPGTPYQIKGTTKLGSTAPPAGGKVSLDAVTPRSGSLLPSSFSMGDLSSCLKAVADCHGEIQMSSLDEKFIELLAWQRIQQLFGPKAPSPPQSSCIRLPPVPQPQPTEAQNKDIQARAVFYPLTGKGGACSMCYRSLYIGTGADMDVCLTNYGHCNYVSGKHACIFYDENTKQYELLNYSEHGTMVDNVLYSCDFSEKTGPSPSSSLVSKVQNIIKRCKRRKQEVEGAGEPMVLEEGVMSQCQGTSSRSCCDCKASSSSLIGGSGAGWEGTALLHHGSFVKLGCMQFVFSITEFACKQPKDETLTTPNTTSTATSQSQEGTEPSDKHTSQLHQVPVIQPNHVP; encoded by the exons ATGTGGGATAAAATGGAGACCCCAGCGATTGTCTATGATCTTGACACCTCTGGTGGTCTTATGCAG CAAATACAAGCCTTGCTTGCGCCTCCCAAGTCTGAAGATGGAGAAAAAAGAAGTCGGAAACCAGATAAAAATGCCCGGAGAGCAGGGAGAGCCACGAATCACGACACTTGTGACAGTTGCAGAGAGGGAGGCGACCTCCTCTGTTGTGATCATTGTCCCGCCGCCTTTCATTTACAGTGCTG CAACCCACCCCTGAGTAAGGAGATGCTGCCCCCTGGAGACTGGATGTGTCATCGCTGCATG AAGCGGGAGCTGAAGAAGGAGCAGATTAATGGTCTGCTGGAGCGTCAGCTGTCTAAGCAGTCTTCCTCCCCTGCAGCAGAGTTAGAGCTTGCCCCAGGCACCCTGAGGCTGGACCCGACGGCGGCAGTAGGAGGCACCACAGGGCTGAGGGCTACAGCTGTTGCCCAGGTCCGTCTCCTGGAGAGGAGGCCCAGCAGCAGACCCAACACCCCCACCTCCACCGCCTCCACAGACACCCCCACGCCATCGGAGCAGAATTACATGGATGACGACATGCTAGACGTGGAGGACGACGCCCAGGGCTCGGAGCCCGAGAGCTCCACCCCACACCTCAAGAGGCCCTTTGACCTTCTGATAGCTGCTGCCATGGAGAGGAACCCCACGCAGTTCCAGCTCCCCAATGAGCTCACCTGCACAACTGCACTTCCAGGAACCAgtaaaaagaggaggagagatgagatgacAGGAAAGAATGTGAAGCGACCGCAGCACGAGCTGGACCACAATGGGCTGGTCCCACTGCCAGTGAAGGTCTGCTATCCCTGTGGAAG gagctgcaggtTGGCACCATTAATCCAGTGTGACTATTGCCCCCTTTTGTTCCACATGGACTGTTTGGACCCCCCTCTTACTGCCATGCCCGTGGGCAAGTGGATGTGCCCCAATCACATAGAGCACATGGTG CTGAAGCAGAGGAGCCTGACGTTGAGTGGCCGCTGCCAGCTGTTTGACCAGTTTCAGGACAGGATGTCCCAACACGCCGTCAAGGTGGATTTCCTGCAGCGGGTGCATCGTCTCCACCCCCCCGTTCGCCGAGGAGCCCACACACACCTGAAGAAAACCCTCAAG GTCCCTGATGCTATAAAGTCCCAATACAAGTGTCCCCCAGCCATGATGGCCCCTGCTGGGATCCGCAACGGGGAGCTGATCTGTAACGGCAGTCCAGAATCCTCCCACCAGCACCTTACACCCTCTCAGCACTTAACAAGCGAGGACGAGCAACAGGAG TGGCTACGCGATGTCATCACACTCCAGTGCAGCATAGTGAGACATCTATCGGCCAAGCAGAAGGAGAATCCATCGTCTGAGTGGAACTCTGAGCAAATGAACAAGGCCGACATCAAACCTTGTGGAACAGCAGAGGAGGATGGTGCAGTGTGCACTTCTAACAGGACAGAGTTGTCAGCCTCCAAGCCTAAGGCTGACAGTGCAGCATTTTGCCCCCAGGGGGCGCCTGCACTCAAAGAAGGCAAGTGTAGCATGTGTACAGAGAAGCCTTGTCATTACTGTGGGCCCAGTAATGTTAACAGTCCTCTGGAGCAGCTGGCTCGGACCAATGGGAGTTCAGAGGCCTGCAGACAGGACAAACTGAGAGAGCCCTCGGGTCCTGATAGGCCTGTTCCTCAGACACCAGCAGCCCCTGGCCCGGAGTTACCCAACCACACTGGAAGAGCTGTGGTCAAGACTGAGAAAACCCTGTTAAGACCCTGTGCAGTGACAGCATCCCCATGCACCAGTCCCTTCAAACCAGAACCCAGAGGTCCCTCTCCACCTCACAGACCCTCCCAAGGCACAGAGGGCCCTGCTCGGACCACTAGCAGCAGCACTGCAGCGACCCGTGCCCTCACCCCACCTGGAACACCATACCAGATCAAGGGCACGACCAAGCTGGGCTCCACTGCCCCACCAGCAGGTGGAAAAGTCAGTCTTGATGCTGTGACCCCCAGGAGTGGTTCTCTGCTCCCCAGCTCTTTCTCTATGGGAGACCTGTCCAGCTGTCTGAAGGCTGTGGCAGACTGCCACGGTG AGATTCAGATGAGTAGTCTAGATGAGAAGTTTATTGAACTCCTGGCCTGGCAGAGGATCCAGCAGTTGTTTGGCCCTAAAGCTCCTTCCCCTCCACAGAGCAGCTGTATCAGACTACCTCCTGTGCCACAACCCCAGCCTACGGAAG CACAAAACAAGGATATCCAGGCCAGGGCTGTGTTTTATCCTTTGACTGGGAAAGGAGGAGCTTGTAGTATGTGCTACAGAAGCCTGTACATAGGAACTG GTGCTGACATGGACGTGTGCCTTACAAACTATGGTCATTGTAATTATGTGTCAGGCAAACATGCATGCATCTTCTATGATGAG AACACCAAGCAGTATGAGCTTCTCAACTACAGTGAACATGGGACCATGGTGGACAATGTGCTGTACTCCTGTGACTTCTCTGAAAAGACTGGCCCCAGCCCCTCCAGCAGCCTGGTCTCCAAAGTGCAGAACATTATCA AGCGCTGCAagaggaggaaacaggaagtggaaggtGCGGGGGAGCCCATGGTGCTAGAGGAGGGGGTGATGAGCCAGTGTCAAGGAACTTCGTCCAGATCCTGCTGCGACTGCAAGGCCAGCAGCTCCAGTCTGATTGGGGGCAGTGGGGCAGGCTGGGAGGGCACTGCCCTGCTCCACCACGGCAGCTTCGTCAAGCTGGGCTGCATGCAGTTTGTCTTCAGTATTACAGAGTTTGCCTGCAAGCAGCCCAAAGATGAAACCCTGACTACCCCAAACACCACCTCCACTGCCACCTCCCAGAGCCAGGAGGGAACAGAACCCTCTGACAAGCATACCTCCCAGCTCCACCAAGTGCCAGTGATACAACCTAACCATGTCCCCTAG
- the mrm1 gene encoding rRNA methyltransferase 1, mitochondrial, whose product MVVGARLFKVDHPVTVAIEPFMYFHLKNMGTWNLACQCSRMFVNSRLLNLVSESDMRVGCHFASYHCASALLWPKDSRAKPAERWRRSAITSPGMRHRPAVSEVGNYKAEGQSEDIKDDPETPASRNVWRRETSVSQERKPNADSRVSSEFQRGAPIQRERKTNTDSRMSSELRRLSLDDFPEEDSRERLSKEEHRNYETLFGVSPCLLALTQGRRNAHRLFVKEGEASRRASVRQVCEEAHRQGVPIQRVSKNDLNKMCSGGVHQGLCLQASCLGFLTDDKTSKPPRDSSHIPLWLVLDGVQDPMNLGAILRSAYFLGVDRVASSLRNSCPLTPVVSKASSGVMEVMRVYGYDSLTDMLKVKLAQGWQVIGTVGAEAENAHVPVMKCSKFQMTKPTLLLMGGEGEGLSRELRLQCEVMLTIIPRRDLHPGVESLNVSVATGILLHSLLSSRRGGH is encoded by the exons ATGGTGGTAGGCGCTCGTTTATTTAAAGTTGACCATCCAGTCACAGTAGCTATAGAGCCATTTATGTATTTTCATCTTAAGAACATGGGGACTTGGAATTTGGCGTGTCAGTGTTCCAGGATGTTCGTCAACAGTAGACTGTTGAATTTGGTATCAGAGTCAGACATGAGAGTGGGTTGTCACTTTGCGTCCTACCATTGCGCTAGTGCTCTCCTCTGGCCTAAGGACAGCAGAGCCAAACCAGCAGAGAGGTGGCGACGCAGTGCTATAACCAGCCCTGGAATGCGACACAGGCCTGCTGTGTCTGAAGTAGGAAACTACAAAGCCGAAGGTCAGTCTGAAGACATAAAGGATGACCCAGAGACTCCAGCCTCCAGAaatgtctggaggagagagacttcAGTATCCCAGGAGAGGAAGCCCAATGCAGACAGCAGAGTATCATCTGAGTTCCAGAGAGGTGCCCCAATCCAACGGGAGAGGAAAACAAATACAGACAGCAGAATGTCATCTGAGCTCCGGAGGCTCAGCCTGGATGACTTTCCAGAGGAGGACTCCAGAGAAAGACTGTCCAAAGAAGAACACAGGAATTATGAGAcattgtttggtgtgtctccctgtctcctggcTCTCACCCAGGGCAGAAGGAATGCACACAGGTTGTTTGTGAAGGAGGGTGAGGCCTCTCGTAGGGCCTCCGTACGACAGGTGTGTGAGGAGGCCCATAGACAGGGTGTGCCGATCCAGAGGGTTAGTAAGAATGACCTGAACAAGATGTGCTCAGGAGGGGTTCACCAGGGCTTATGCCTACAGGCCAGTTGTTTGGGTTTCCTCACAGATGACAAGACCTCCAAGCCCCCCAGGGACAGCAGTCACATCCCCCTCTGGCTAGTCCTAGATGGAGTGCAGGACCCAATGAACCTTGGTGCCATCCTGCGTTCTGCATATTTTCTTGGGGTGGACAGAGTTGCTAGCAGTCTTCGTAACAG CTGTCCATTGACACCAGTTGTGAGTAAGGCCAGCTCGGGTGTAATGGAGGTCATGAGAGTGTATGGCTATGACAGCCTCACAGATATGCTCAAG GTGAAATTGGCACAAGGCTGGCAGGTTATTGGCACAGTGGGAGCTGAAGCAGAGAACGCCCATGTTCCTGTCATGAAATGTTCCAAATTCCAGATGACCAAACCTACGCTTCTGCTGATGG GTGGTGAAGGGGAAGGTTTGTCCCGGGAGCTGCGTCTGCAGTGTGAGGTCATGCTCACCATCATACCCCGCAGAGATCTGCACCCTGGGGTCGAGTCCCTCAATGTCTCTGTGGCTACAG GCATCCTGCTGCACTCTCTGTTGTCGTCCCGTAGAGGTGGCCATTGA
- the LOC106568081 gene encoding PHD finger protein 12 isoform X1: MWDKMETPAIVYDLDTSGGLMQQIQALLAPPKSEDGEKRSRKPDKNARRAGRATNHDTCDSCREGGDLLCCDHCPAAFHLQCCNPPLSKEMLPPGDWMCHRCMVRRKKRELKKEQINGLLERQLSKQSSSPAAELELAPGTLRLDPTAAVGGTTGLRATAVAQVRLLERRPSSRPNTPTSTASTDTPTPSEQNYMDDDMLDVEDDAQGSEPESSTPHLKRPFDLLIAAAMERNPTQFQLPNELTCTTALPGTSKKRRRDEMTGKNVKRPQHELDHNGLVPLPVKVCYPCGRSCRLAPLIQCDYCPLLFHMDCLDPPLTAMPVGKWMCPNHIEHMVLKQRSLTLSGRCQLFDQFQDRMSQHAVKVDFLQRVHRLHPPVRRGAHTHLKKTLKVPDAIKSQYKCPPAMMAPAGIRNGELICNGSPESSHQHLTPSQHLTSEDEQQEWLRDVITLQCSIVRHLSAKQKENPSSEWNSEQMNKADIKPCGTAEEDGAVCTSNRTELSASKPKADSAAFCPQGAPALKEGKCSMCTEKPCHYCGPSNVNSPLEQLARTNGSSEACRQDKLREPSGPDRPVPQTPAAPGPELPNHTGRAVVKTEKTLLRPCAVTASPCTSPFKPEPRGPSPPHRPSQGTEGPARTTSSSTAATRALTPPGTPYQIKGTTKLGSTAPPAGGKVSLDAVTPRSGSLLPSSFSMGDLSSCLKAVADCHGEIQMSSLDEKFIELLAWQRIQQLFGPKAPSPPQSSCIRLPPVPQPQPTEAQNKDIQARAVFYPLTGKGGACSMCYRSLYIGTGADMDVCLTNYGHCNYVSGKHACIFYDENTKQYELLNYSEHGTMVDNVLYSCDFSEKTGPSPSSSLVSKVQNIIKRCKRRKQEVEGAGEPMVLEEGVMSQCQGTSSRSCCDCKASSSSLIGGSGAGWEGTALLHHGSFVKLGCMQFVFSITEFACKQPKDETLTTPNTTSTATSQSQEGTEPSDKHTSQLHQVPVIQPNHVP, from the exons ATGTGGGATAAAATGGAGACCCCAGCGATTGTCTATGATCTTGACACCTCTGGTGGTCTTATGCAG CAAATACAAGCCTTGCTTGCGCCTCCCAAGTCTGAAGATGGAGAAAAAAGAAGTCGGAAACCAGATAAAAATGCCCGGAGAGCAGGGAGAGCCACGAATCACGACACTTGTGACAGTTGCAGAGAGGGAGGCGACCTCCTCTGTTGTGATCATTGTCCCGCCGCCTTTCATTTACAGTGCTG CAACCCACCCCTGAGTAAGGAGATGCTGCCCCCTGGAGACTGGATGTGTCATCGCTGCATGGTGCGCAGGAAG AAGCGGGAGCTGAAGAAGGAGCAGATTAATGGTCTGCTGGAGCGTCAGCTGTCTAAGCAGTCTTCCTCCCCTGCAGCAGAGTTAGAGCTTGCCCCAGGCACCCTGAGGCTGGACCCGACGGCGGCAGTAGGAGGCACCACAGGGCTGAGGGCTACAGCTGTTGCCCAGGTCCGTCTCCTGGAGAGGAGGCCCAGCAGCAGACCCAACACCCCCACCTCCACCGCCTCCACAGACACCCCCACGCCATCGGAGCAGAATTACATGGATGACGACATGCTAGACGTGGAGGACGACGCCCAGGGCTCGGAGCCCGAGAGCTCCACCCCACACCTCAAGAGGCCCTTTGACCTTCTGATAGCTGCTGCCATGGAGAGGAACCCCACGCAGTTCCAGCTCCCCAATGAGCTCACCTGCACAACTGCACTTCCAGGAACCAgtaaaaagaggaggagagatgagatgacAGGAAAGAATGTGAAGCGACCGCAGCACGAGCTGGACCACAATGGGCTGGTCCCACTGCCAGTGAAGGTCTGCTATCCCTGTGGAAG gagctgcaggtTGGCACCATTAATCCAGTGTGACTATTGCCCCCTTTTGTTCCACATGGACTGTTTGGACCCCCCTCTTACTGCCATGCCCGTGGGCAAGTGGATGTGCCCCAATCACATAGAGCACATGGTG CTGAAGCAGAGGAGCCTGACGTTGAGTGGCCGCTGCCAGCTGTTTGACCAGTTTCAGGACAGGATGTCCCAACACGCCGTCAAGGTGGATTTCCTGCAGCGGGTGCATCGTCTCCACCCCCCCGTTCGCCGAGGAGCCCACACACACCTGAAGAAAACCCTCAAG GTCCCTGATGCTATAAAGTCCCAATACAAGTGTCCCCCAGCCATGATGGCCCCTGCTGGGATCCGCAACGGGGAGCTGATCTGTAACGGCAGTCCAGAATCCTCCCACCAGCACCTTACACCCTCTCAGCACTTAACAAGCGAGGACGAGCAACAGGAG TGGCTACGCGATGTCATCACACTCCAGTGCAGCATAGTGAGACATCTATCGGCCAAGCAGAAGGAGAATCCATCGTCTGAGTGGAACTCTGAGCAAATGAACAAGGCCGACATCAAACCTTGTGGAACAGCAGAGGAGGATGGTGCAGTGTGCACTTCTAACAGGACAGAGTTGTCAGCCTCCAAGCCTAAGGCTGACAGTGCAGCATTTTGCCCCCAGGGGGCGCCTGCACTCAAAGAAGGCAAGTGTAGCATGTGTACAGAGAAGCCTTGTCATTACTGTGGGCCCAGTAATGTTAACAGTCCTCTGGAGCAGCTGGCTCGGACCAATGGGAGTTCAGAGGCCTGCAGACAGGACAAACTGAGAGAGCCCTCGGGTCCTGATAGGCCTGTTCCTCAGACACCAGCAGCCCCTGGCCCGGAGTTACCCAACCACACTGGAAGAGCTGTGGTCAAGACTGAGAAAACCCTGTTAAGACCCTGTGCAGTGACAGCATCCCCATGCACCAGTCCCTTCAAACCAGAACCCAGAGGTCCCTCTCCACCTCACAGACCCTCCCAAGGCACAGAGGGCCCTGCTCGGACCACTAGCAGCAGCACTGCAGCGACCCGTGCCCTCACCCCACCTGGAACACCATACCAGATCAAGGGCACGACCAAGCTGGGCTCCACTGCCCCACCAGCAGGTGGAAAAGTCAGTCTTGATGCTGTGACCCCCAGGAGTGGTTCTCTGCTCCCCAGCTCTTTCTCTATGGGAGACCTGTCCAGCTGTCTGAAGGCTGTGGCAGACTGCCACGGTG AGATTCAGATGAGTAGTCTAGATGAGAAGTTTATTGAACTCCTGGCCTGGCAGAGGATCCAGCAGTTGTTTGGCCCTAAAGCTCCTTCCCCTCCACAGAGCAGCTGTATCAGACTACCTCCTGTGCCACAACCCCAGCCTACGGAAG CACAAAACAAGGATATCCAGGCCAGGGCTGTGTTTTATCCTTTGACTGGGAAAGGAGGAGCTTGTAGTATGTGCTACAGAAGCCTGTACATAGGAACTG GTGCTGACATGGACGTGTGCCTTACAAACTATGGTCATTGTAATTATGTGTCAGGCAAACATGCATGCATCTTCTATGATGAG AACACCAAGCAGTATGAGCTTCTCAACTACAGTGAACATGGGACCATGGTGGACAATGTGCTGTACTCCTGTGACTTCTCTGAAAAGACTGGCCCCAGCCCCTCCAGCAGCCTGGTCTCCAAAGTGCAGAACATTATCA AGCGCTGCAagaggaggaaacaggaagtggaaggtGCGGGGGAGCCCATGGTGCTAGAGGAGGGGGTGATGAGCCAGTGTCAAGGAACTTCGTCCAGATCCTGCTGCGACTGCAAGGCCAGCAGCTCCAGTCTGATTGGGGGCAGTGGGGCAGGCTGGGAGGGCACTGCCCTGCTCCACCACGGCAGCTTCGTCAAGCTGGGCTGCATGCAGTTTGTCTTCAGTATTACAGAGTTTGCCTGCAAGCAGCCCAAAGATGAAACCCTGACTACCCCAAACACCACCTCCACTGCCACCTCCCAGAGCCAGGAGGGAACAGAACCCTCTGACAAGCATACCTCCCAGCTCCACCAAGTGCCAGTGATACAACCTAACCATGTCCCCTAG